From a region of the Halobacteriovorax sp. HLS genome:
- a CDS encoding glutamate--tRNA ligase family protein encodes MNITRIAPTPNGHLHLGNILNFIHTYRLAKTVGAKLYLRIDDHDGPRCRPEFVGEILSALSALKIPIDYGPSSVDEFYSKFTQTKKSDFYFSKLELLGDKFTCACSRKEVFASSSLGIYSGKCRPLAIQFENMKNVIRYSCPDIKVQFRESSVHLREEIGDAVLWRKDGLSSYQWMSVCEDLEMKTTHFVRGEDLLSSSAIQIAIAKSLAQKFPSEDKFYHHKLVLCGKRKMSKSKGDEGVVDRLKSDPLHFLHAYCDFFEHEKVSSLEELTNLAL; translated from the coding sequence ATGAATATCACTCGTATTGCGCCAACACCTAATGGCCATTTACACTTAGGCAATATTTTAAACTTCATTCATACTTACCGTTTGGCCAAGACAGTCGGAGCGAAGCTTTATCTAAGAATAGATGATCACGATGGACCAAGGTGTAGGCCTGAGTTTGTTGGTGAAATATTATCTGCCTTAAGTGCTCTTAAAATTCCGATTGATTATGGACCGAGTTCGGTAGATGAGTTTTATTCAAAATTTACTCAGACTAAAAAAAGTGATTTCTATTTCTCAAAACTAGAGCTTCTTGGTGATAAGTTTACTTGTGCCTGCTCTCGAAAAGAGGTTTTTGCCTCAAGTTCTTTAGGTATCTATTCTGGTAAATGCAGACCATTGGCAATTCAATTCGAAAATATGAAGAATGTAATCAGGTACTCTTGCCCAGATATTAAGGTTCAATTTCGTGAAAGCTCTGTTCATTTGCGTGAAGAAATAGGTGATGCAGTGTTGTGGAGAAAGGACGGTCTTTCATCTTATCAGTGGATGAGTGTTTGCGAAGATTTAGAAATGAAGACAACTCACTTTGTAAGAGGTGAGGATTTACTAAGTTCTTCAGCAATTCAGATTGCAATTGCTAAATCACTTGCTCAAAAATTTCCTTCTGAGGATAAGTTCTATCATCATAAACTTGTACTATGTGGAAAGCGAAAAATGTCGAAGTCTAAAGGAGATGAAGGAGTTGTAGATAGGTTGAAAAGTGACCCTCTTCATTTTCTACACGCGTACTGTGATTTCTTTGAACATGAAAAAGTGAGCTCCTTAGAAGAGCTCACCAATCTAGCATTATAA